In Candidatus Sericytochromatia bacterium, a single genomic region encodes these proteins:
- a CDS encoding CDP-alcohol phosphatidyltransferase family protein codes for MSEIVSEALRPDATGTARRARFDLGQALRQAAPNAITLGNAMCGFGALVTLSGWNAEAGWWPIKLASWLILGAWVCDMLDGAVARMTGTTGKFGAALDSLCDVVGFGVAPAFLVGVLGVAAGWSPYFAWGAGAALLACVLIRLARFDAEDVADTGAGGHMFFRGFPSPAVGMTVAATGLTFAQAAQELGMGTFTRPELTGLNLAVASAIPFVAIVVGLLAVTTWRYPDLPKHYARRTAPWWHPVVVLVAAIGLGPGPALLGFFGLYALTGPLFGRRRRPAPGRTA; via the coding sequence ATGTCTGAGATCGTTTCGGAAGCGCTGCGCCCCGACGCCACCGGGACTGCTCGACGCGCCCGTTTTGACCTCGGCCAGGCGCTTCGTCAGGCCGCTCCCAATGCCATCACGCTGGGCAACGCGATGTGCGGCTTCGGGGCGCTTGTGACGCTCTCGGGCTGGAATGCGGAAGCCGGTTGGTGGCCGATCAAGCTCGCCTCCTGGCTGATCCTGGGAGCTTGGGTCTGCGACATGCTGGATGGGGCCGTGGCCCGCATGACCGGCACGACCGGAAAGTTTGGTGCCGCCCTCGACTCGCTCTGTGACGTGGTTGGATTCGGGGTGGCCCCCGCCTTTCTGGTGGGGGTGCTGGGCGTCGCCGCGGGCTGGTCGCCTTACTTTGCCTGGGGGGCGGGGGCGGCCCTGCTGGCTTGTGTGCTGATTCGCCTGGCGCGCTTCGATGCTGAGGATGTGGCGGATACGGGCGCGGGCGGACACATGTTCTTTCGCGGCTTTCCCTCGCCGGCGGTCGGGATGACGGTGGCCGCCACCGGCCTGACTTTCGCGCAGGCGGCCCAGGAACTGGGCATGGGCACCTTTACACGCCCAGAGCTGACGGGACTCAACCTGGCCGTGGCGTCGGCCATCCCCTTCGTGGCAATCGTGGTGGGGCTGCTGGCCGTGACCACCTGGCGCTATCCCGATTTGCCCAAGCACTATGCCCGGCGAACGGCGCCCTGGTGGCACCCCGTGGTGGTGCTGGTGGCGGCGATTGGCTTGGGCCCAGGGCCTGC